The Branchiostoma floridae strain S238N-H82 unplaced genomic scaffold, Bfl_VNyyK Sc7u5tJ_1454, whole genome shotgun sequence nucleotide sequence cataaaagatagtaccaaactggccaaggactcgtgagtgtagtcagccaagaggtgtacatgtgccatgtagcgaaacacactcctaagccggcttcactcctctgccagcttttgataccatcttatgctaccgtaggatttgcttggagattacgatcgtcgtacgatcgctattttcgggcattttggaggacaaaaatgtacgtctcctgcaaagttcaactgccTTGGTACAGCCAGGATCCAATGTGTTTATCAACTTCAGAAAAATAGCCTAATGGTAAATTAACCGCTACCGCTCGCGTGAAACTACCACCGGGTGCCAAAGTTTAGACGGGCGGTGTAGAGCCCCTTTTGCCCCGAAGAGAGTCCGGCCAAGCTACGGTGGCTAACGTTCAATTATATACCAATACACTATACCAATGGGAGCCCTTCGGTACTTCTACTGTCTTGTGATGCCCGCCCTCCCAGTTAAGCCGGGGCTATTTTTAATCCAGAATTGTGCGAGTAATTAGAAATGCCTGCTCTGAGCTAGTTAGTCTTACTTGTTTTTCCCAGTTCCAAGAAAAATTTACTTACCTCCCTTCTTTTATTGAGCCCAAGAAGCAGTAGCCAGTTGAAGAAACAGGAATATCAGCCAGTTCAGAAATTCAGACAAGCGTGTCTATACAGTTGTCCTGAAACAAAAATGTGCAAGAAATCTTGGACTGTATCTGTTTTAACAGACAGGCCCGTCACTGGCGCATGCGCGGTAGGCCTCACTACTAGAGAGACCTACGTAACTCACCTAGTTCAATATGCATTGTAGATTAGTTCAGCAAGACTATATAAAACAGCTTTCCTCCTTTCAGATTTGTTGTCTTAGaataatgggggggggggatttgtAATTTGATTTGTAGGGAGTGAAGATTATATGTTGTTTTAGTGCTATTTATGTGAAAAAGTTctgttattgtatttttttttcagttactaAGAGCTAGATTTACGTTGAAGTTAAATTGTTTGAGCGATGGGGCAGATTCCAAGACCTTGGTACAGAAGCAACGACTAGTAATCCACGACGGTACTACAGCGGTCGAACTATTGATTGGCATATAGACCGAACAGTGTGATCCCAGCAATGATCAATTTTCTGAATGAACTGTAAAACTTTTAAATTTAATCTCTATTCACCAGACAAGACAATTAGTTTCTTTACCAATGCTTGGATACAATGTAGTTTTAATacaatcaaactttattttagAAAACGTAGCATATGTAACAATCTTACCAACGActcacccatgtccagtatcagggtgaaatgcacgaagttgtcctaagttaagttagatgtctgaagttgtccaaagttgtacgaacttgtccgaagttatgacgtcatctaaactttggacagtcagacgggtggtgtacggagttgtacgaacttgtccgaagttatgacgtcatgctaaccatgacgtcatctaaactttggacagtcagccgggtggtgtaaggagttgtacgaacttgtccgaagttatgacgtcacgctaaccatgacgtcatctaaactttggacagtcagccgggtggtgtacggagttgtacgaacttgtccgaagttatgacgtcaagctaaccatgacgtcatctaaactttggacagtcagccgggtgtaCTGATCAGGTCGCGTATTCCTAGGAAGATGTCGCCTAGCATGACTTTGGCGATACATATACTACACTACGCGTCTACAAGTTTTCTGTGTTACGTTCAAATGTCTCAACTGTCATTTCTAGAACCTTTCTTCTAATGTTCTCATCTTCTTAGACGTCACAATCTGACGTTTACGTCACTAACTCAGGTGTTTTCGTAATTCGAAACCGGAATGCGTTCTTCGAACGGTGTCGTTTTTCAGTCTAACAGTTTGAAACCGTGTGGCGCTGAAGTCGCCACGGCTACTTTTTAGTCCGTGTCTTTGATGAAATAGACTTTCTTAACGGGGGATTTACggacaatattatatcatatcatgtcgtGCAGTAAATCTTTGAAGGCTACAGATCTCCATTCGTCCTGGAAAGTCGAGTTTGACTGGAAGGATTTTCCGGAAGAACTTGCTCAGGTGGGTTATTCGTATTAATCGCACCTTGATATGTTTTGAGTTCTGACCTTTGATTCATAAATCTTATATTCTTTAGNNNNNNNNNNNNNNNNNNNNNNNNNNNNNNNNNNNNNNNNNNNNNNNNNNNNNNNNNNNNNNNNNNNNNNNNNNNNNNNNNNNNNNNNNNNNNNNNNNNNNNNNNNNNNNNNNNNNNNNNNNNNNNNNNNNNNNNNNNNNNNNNNNNNNNNNNNNNNNNNNNNNNNNNNNNNNNNNNNNNNNNNNNNNNNNNNNNNNNNNNNNNNNNNNNNNNNNNNNNNNNNNNNNNNNNNNNNNNNNNNNNNNNNNNNNNNNNNNNNNNNNNNNNNNNNNNNNNNNNNAATCAAACGTTTGATTCAatgtagatataacgttatatgttcaaaatttacaacCGTCATTTCTAGAACCATACCTTGTCAAACATTCTTTTGCTTAACGTCACCAACAGACATTTACGTCATTTggtcaggtgttttttttaattcgaaCCTGGAATGCGTTCGTAGAATGGTGTCGTTTTTCAATCTCTGTATTGCGCCACGgctgcttttatttcatttgttctaTTCTTTTTAAACATCTATTAGCGGggatcaaaatgacatttacctGTTGTCTTGGCAGGCGCTGGGAAATCTACTATCTGTAAATGGATTCAAGAACTTGTGACTGATGTTTACACGAAGTTGCGGAAAGACCATACGGACAGTGGTAGTCCGTCTGCTGGGTTTACTTATGTACTAAATGGTGGAAGTACTTCAATTAATTGTTAAATTACAAGGAATAAAATAACAACTACTACTTCTTATGATACAAAGTGGTGAAAGatgactgcaatacatgtagtttatgaaTAGATAggggagatgttttcaggtacttgtatttagaagtgacgtaaaaaaagggaaatataatatTAAGAGTGAACTTAAATcattttgtgtgcattgttaaaacgaacgttaagaggagaaacaaaagacaaaaaaagtgaaataaatgaaattttttacaatgcatgaacattgattttgtgctgattaatgtgcatctatattttatttgtttatatgcgtgagtggtgtgtatcttatttacacatatataagtttttactatgtattaattaactttggacaaattcgtacacatgccgccctaccctgcccactgtccagagttagatgacgtcacgtgacttTACACAagttaggacaacttcgcacacttgttgacctaccctgcccactgtccaaagttagatgacgtcacgtaactttgcacaacttaggacaacttcgcacacatgtcgccctaccctgcctactgtccaaagttagatgacgtcacgtaactttgtacaacttaggacaactttgcacacttgttgacctaccctgcccactgtccaaagttagatgacgtcacgtaactttgcacaacttaggacaactttgcacacttgttgacctaccctgcccactgtccgaagttagatgacgtcacgtaactttgcacaacttcggacaacttcgcacacatgccgccctaccctgcctactgtacgaagttagatgacgtcacgtaactttgcacaacttcggacaacttcgtacacttgacaccctaccctgcctactgtacgaagttagattacgtcatccaataaatgttttgacgtcatctgtgactcccgatatagcatcaaagccagtgggaaacggttgtaacttagtacaacttcgtacaacttcgtacaccctaacttcgtgcacttcaccctgatactggacatagctccaACGACTTGATGGACGTTGAGAGTATGTATATCTGCACTTTTAAGTAAACACGCCTAATAATTCGCAAATTGGTTGTTAGAGGAAGagataaaccagtctactaccaCAACCGGAAACAAGATGTCGACCGGAAGCTGTCAGAGccccaaaatggcggcgctcATTGATGTCAACggattgaaagaaaaaaatatgaccACCAGAAATCTCTACCGTCATCCAccccaacatctacttggagagtaaatAGATAGACAGGGTTGGCTAAAGATTGACCATTATCCCAGGGGAGTTATGCGAACAGAGCAGGCTGGGATAACCATCATGGCGCTTCAGACATTATTACTCGTGACTAGTGTTTTGCTAAATGTCTGCCCTAGTTTTGCGGTTAACAAACTCTTGGTGGTGTTAGTGGATGGTTTGCGAGAGGACTACCCAGCTAGGTAAGGTAATCTCcattgatatgtaaaaaaacagtttgtCAGTAACAAGTACCTCCTGACCTCCAATCAGCTGTTTTTGGATCTGTTTTTATTTTAACATTCAGTATTATTTTTAGTATTGCACTACATAAGTGAAGGTGAACCGTTTAAAAATACAATACTAACAAAGAGTACAAAATGTTGCAGAACAGTCGTAAAAGATTGAAAATGGCTGAGGATGAACCGGGCCCTTacatctccttggagattagcaCCGCCTTCTTTTTGATGTTATACAATTTGTATAGTTCGAGTTTTTATCAGACAGTCACATGAAACTGTTGTAACCATTAAGAAATAAATCGTTTGAGGCAGTGATAATGTGTCGTAATGTGTTTCATTCTGTTCGTTCAGAGATCTCCATCTTCTGCAGTTCCAAGCTATCGCGAGAGAGGGCGTGAAAGCACAGTATGTCACACCAGTGTTCCCTGCCAAGTCATATCCCAACTACTATTCAATTATGACAGGTATTTGTAATAATCGCCTCGTTTATTAAGTTAAATACGGAAGATGGTGGTCAAGCCTCTAGAAACCTGCACAGAGACTGATGTGTTATTTAAGAAGGTTAGTTGATTATTAACAACGTATGACACTGttctgacagctggtttgtgtacaatgtattgtcCTGGTATTTGAAGCACGTACGAATATTTACTCAGTACAAGCGCGCTGTCCGAGCACTGTCAGAGGAACAGGATAGCAAAGTTCTCTTTACACAGCAAGGGAGTCAATACCTGATTGATCCTGATTATACCTAGACAACGTGGTCCTCTGTCATCAACTCCCTATTAAAGGTACCGGTAATATTAAATGCTTTGTGGCTCTACCTCGcattgcagctaggtgtcgctgatGCATTGTGAATAATGTTGTTCGAAAGGTGACTGTGTTTATAGAGAGGGCTGTATGTCCTTTTCGGCTTTTTCGTTAAGGGCGTTAAGCGTAACgagctattttattttaccgacccactctaattcagcgttaagcgttatcggtatattgTTCCCGAAGCGTTATTGGACGTTTTGATTCTacgaatctctgcttggagggtagcAAGTTCAAGTACATTATCCTCTGAATAAGTGGCACGTGTGACAATAACAAAGCATTGTCTTGACATATATGAAGCACGGTCCTCTCTATAGATTTTAGGCTTCGTGCAGACGCAATTCATACTGTGATGCGGCATATTTGTTATTCATCCTTGCACTTGGGTTAGCCATACGTTTCTACCGTTAAATCTTCTGCATTCGTCCCCAGGCCTTTACTCGGAAAGTCACGGCATGACAGGGAACTACATGCACGACGCCGAGAGGAACGTGTCTTTCCTGGTCGGGTTCAACCAGGAGTCGTTTGAGCCGTTCTGGTGGGAGAACGCCGAGCCTCTGTGGATAACGGCTACTAAGGCGGGGAAGGCGGTGAACATGTACTACTGGCCAGGTTAGTCAACTCATTTATCCATTCATTACCTCTGTGTACggagaggtattgtttttggtgtttgtACGGTTTGGTGTGtaggtcggtcggtcggtctgttcttgtttttttgaTGATCATTTTATTAgctttagcctgagtatcatcctcggTAGCTATGTGACCATGCACGGCTAGCAAGCGAaatgattgagccagcggtcactacggaggatggtactcacgCTATCGTAACTTAAGAACCTCAGGATGGATTGTTTTCGGAACTctctggggttttttttttggtatcttttgtcctggagcTGCTATGATCTTGATTTTCTGGCAGATAATATGCTGTTGATGTAAGAAAGAATTTGCCTTTTTAACTCCCTCGATCGTTTTACATGtgcctgtttgtttatttacttgttttatTGCTTATATCAATAATTATATTGATACAGTAGACAACAGTAGTGTGACAGGTAAATGTTCTTATCGCAGACTGACAGAAAGCAAAGGTCGAATAGGCCCAAATAGCATGGTCCCCAGCCCACAAACACATTTTGACTTGCTAGGTATACCTTagggacactgacaggaagttataTCAAAGGTGCCAGAAACGTTTATCCCATTTCTGGTCTTCAACAATTTCCTAACTGTTCCCTAGGTTGCCAGGTGCCCATACGTAACTACGTCCCGAACAAGTGCATCGAACTGACAGACCTGCCCTCTTTCGAGAACATGTTGAACAGCATCGACGAGATTGTACAACTCtttggtgatgacgtcatcgatatGGCGGGCCTGTACTACCAGAAGGTCGACATTTGGGGGCACAGGTCAGTTATTAGCTGCCTTTGGTCTTACAAAGAAACATTGTCGAGTTTTCAAACAACTTCAGCATTTTCGTTACCAAACGTAAATTTATTTAAACTTATATTTAAACTTATAAACGTAAGAATTacacttaaaacttaaatgaaCTTTTCAAGGATACCTTTGTATCCACGCACTATGGAATATGTTTAGAGTATATGAATGGTAATACAGCTGAATACAAACATGTAAGATTCATATATGATTTTAGTAGGGCCTATTTCGATTCAGTATTTCGGCTGTCATGTCAGCGAAAGTCGGTAGATTGCACATAAACATGATAGTTCGTTACGTTGTCTCTGTGGCTAAGTTGTGTATTGTTCGATGTGTAGGTACGGACCAGAATCAGAGTTAGTACGGGACAAAGTACTAGAGGTGGACACCATGCTCGGATACTTGAGGCAGAAACTAACGGTGAGATCTTCCTGTGGATAGCTTTCTCTTTAGAAATAAAAGCCAGAACCAACCTAATCAAACCAaagaagcaaacaaaaacaaaatataagaTAGCGTTACTTGGTCAGTTCTAGGAACCCACAGTTGTATAGTTTGTATATGTC carries:
- the LOC118407748 gene encoding glycerophosphocholine cholinephosphodiesterase ENPP6-like; this translates as MRTEQAGITIMALQTLLLVTSVLLNVCPSFAVNKLLVVLVDGLREDYPARDLHLLQFQAIAREGVKAQYVTPVFPAKSYPNYYSIMTGLYSESHGMTGNYMHDAERNVSFLVGFNQESFEPFWWENAEPLWITATKAGKAVNMYYWPGCQVPIRNYVPNKCIELTDLPSFENMLNSIDEIVQLFGDDVIDMAGLYYQKVDIWGHRYGPESELVRDKVLEVDTMLGYLRQKLTDTGLDQSVNVIILSDHGMASLPDYSATSGYISLKDYVDVNDLKKPTLYSDMLVHIWPKDGLLEKVHSDLLNVPHSIVLKKEEIPEDWHYKRGKYVPPLLLVMQYPWLVFEDAAIPWTWDNATQFPRGSHGFSNSRMDMKGVFMAFGPDFRKGYEAGAIDIVDEYQLMCRLLDIIPLPNNGTWSRVEGMLLDGAISGTVSQHACVVSTFVIVQFMSIYFSVYCLLY